TGTTCGAACTCGCGGCCTGCTCGGATGACGGTTCGCTCGTCGCTCGCGGAGTCGTCGTCTGCCATCGGCGGGGGTACGGAATCGACGACTATGTTTCTCGCGGTTGGTCGCGCTCCGCCTGGGCCTGACCAGGCGTTTTGGTCGCGGTGACAAGCGCAGGACTCGAGGGTGAATACGGTGGACAGCGTTGCTCGCCGTGCCCCCTCTCGACGAGCGACGCTGCCCGGTACGTAGCCGTCGGGCCCGATATATTCTCGACATAATAGTTAAAATTCAACCGTACGACTATTATAAAACGCTATCGGCCGCCCCCGGACAGTCCCGGATGATGTTCGACGATACCGGTACGACGGGCGGATGGCCTGCTGCAAACGGACAGTCGACGCGCCGATCGTTCCTCGGCGGACTCGGCGCGACCGTCGGACTCGGCGCGCTGACCGGTTCCGGCCGAGCGCAGCCGACCGGCGCTTCTAGCCCGGACGGAACGGTGTACTACGTCGCCCGAATCGGCGATCTCGAGCTTCCGGGTCGCAAACGAGGATGGAACAGGAGTGAAAACGGAAATGGAAACCACAACGGCGCGAACAACGGTGAACACGCACGCGGTCGACTCACCGACGCCGAGTACCTGGTCCTCGAGGGCCAGACGGGAACGATCGCATTTACGACGGACGGCACCGCCGAGGAGGCGTTCCAGTACGCCTTCGACGAACTCTCTGGGTCCGGCGGCACCGTCGTCGCGAGCGGCGACACCTTCGAGTTCGGCGGCCCGGCCACGGCCGGCGACGGAACCGCGCTGGTCGGCAGCGGCGGAACCCGGTTCGTCGTCGCCGGTGCCAGCGGGGAGTCGGGCCACGACCTGCTCCGCGTTCGCGGCGACGGCGCGACGGTGGCCAACGTCGAGTTCGACGCCAACGGCACGCAGACCGACAACCACGCGATTCAGGCCGACGACTGCGACGGGCTGGTGATCGCGAACAACCGCACGGTCGACGGCTTCCAGATGGCGATTTCGTTCTCGCGGTGCCGGAACGTGCGGGTCGTCGGCAACGAGGTCCTCGATCCCAACTGGTACGGCATCACCGCTCGGGCCGCCGACGACGAACGGGACCTGCGCCGCTCCGAGAACGTGCTCGTCGCGCAGAACTACGTCGCCGGCGTGACCTACAACAACATCGCGACCTACAACGTCAGCAACTTCGCCGTCTCCGGCAACGTCGTCGAGGACGGCGGCCACAGCCTCATCGCGTGCTCGCCCGCCCAGCAGGGCGCCATCGTCGGCAACGTCTGTCGCGACCTCGAGGAGTACGCCCCCGATCCGGGCGGCGAGGCGGGGATCGAGATCGAGTACAAGGAAACCCACGTCCGCGAAGAGATCGCCGGGACGGACCGCGCTCGGTCCTACGACATCACGATTTCGGGGAATCAGGTCGACAACTGTCCGGTCGGGATCCTCGCCCGAACCGTCCCCGCGGACCCCGAGGACGAATCCACCCGCGAGACGGAACGTCCCCACAGCTTCACCGTGACGGGAAACTCGATCAACGGCGCTGGCGCCGCCGGAATCCGCATCCGCTCCGGCGCGGCGGGCGTCGTCGCGACGAACACGGTCCGCGACAGCGCGACGCCGCTCGAGGTCGACGAGACGTACGCGGTCGATATTCAGGAGGGACTGAACGCCACTCGAGCGTGAGTTGACCCGGTCTCGATTACACGGTTTTGATCGGCGAACTCGGACCACGTCCCCCTCTCGTTTCGATCCGGTACCCCGGGAAACGGCCGAAACGGGCGGGACTGAAAGGGGCTGACCCGGTCGACCGACCGTATCGACCGGGTCAGGGGCTTTCGGCTGGACGCGAATCTATTTCAGCCGTCGCCGACCAACAACGAGCCGATGGTTTCGGAACTGTTCGACCCCGAGCGCTGGGAGCCCGTCGGGCTCAACGACGACTTTCGCGATATCACGTATCACCGCGCGGTCGACTCCGGCACGGTCCGGATCGCCTTCGATCGCCCGGAGGTGCGCAACGCCTTCCGGCCGGGGACGGTCGACGAACTGTACGACGCCTTAGAGCACGCGAAACGCCAGACCGACGTCGGCTGCGTCCTGCTGACCGGCAACGGGCCGTCGCCGAAGGACGGCGGCTGGGCGTTCTGTTCCGGCGGGGATCAGACGATCCGCGGCGAGGACGGCTACCAGTACGAAGGAGACGAAGAACGAGCGTCCGAACAAGGACGCCTCCACATCCTCGAGGTTCAGCGGCTGATCCGCCACATTCCGAAGGTCGTCGTCTGCGTCGTTCCGGGCTGGGCCGTCGGCGGCGGTCACTCGCTGCACGTCGTCTGCGACCTCACCCTCGCGAGCGAGGAGCACGCCAAGTTTCTCCAGACCGATCCCGACGTGGCCAGCTACGACGCCGGCTTCGGCTCCGCGTATCTCGCCAAGCAGATCGGCCAGAAGAAAGCGCGCGAGGTGTTCTTCCTCGGGAAGACCTACGACGCCGAGGAGGCCGCCGAGATGGGCATGGTCAACGAGGTCGTCCCCCACGAGGACCTCGAGGAGACGGCCCTCGAGTGGGGCGAGCGCATCAACTCGAAGAGCCCGACGGCGATGCGGATGCTCAAGTACGGGTTCAACATGACCGACGACGGGATGATCGGCCAGCAGGTGTTCGCCGGCGAGGCGACGCGGCTGGGCTACATGACCGACGAGGCAAAGGAAGGCCGCGACGCGTTCGTCGAGGGCCGCGAGCCCGATTTCGACGACTTCCCGTGGCACTACTGACGGCCGGGTCGATTTTCGAGGAGCGGACGCTCGACGTAGAGGCTCCGCGAGAACGGTGGGAAACGTACTCGAGCGGAGACGTACGTAGCCGCTGAGAGAAAGCCATTTGGGCTTCACGGCCGGTTGTTCACGTAGTGACGCTTCCCGATCGGTCCTCGCTGCCCCGCCGGGATTACCTCCGTGCATTAGTCGCCGTCGGCGGGACGACGGCGTTGAGCGCCTGCCTCGAGTTCGCCAGCGACGGGGCGGACGGCGACCCGGACGTGCCGACCGGAACGGACGACCCCGAGTCGCTCCCGGACCGCCAACACGCGTGGAACGAGGCATTGGGGACGGACGACGACGGCAACGTCCAGCCGCCGGAACACCACGTGTTGGTGGCACTGTCGCTCCGGGACGACGTGCTCGAGGACACCGGCGGCGGTGACGGGAACGGAGACGGCGACCCCATCGACGCAGACGCTCGAGAGACGACTGAATCCGCACTCCGAACGCTCGAGCGAGCCTACGAGTGGAGTAACGACGGCCTCGTCTTCACGCTCGGCTACACGCCGGCGTACTTCCACCGGTTCGACGCCTCGCTGTCCGACGCGGTCGACCTGCCGGACCCCGAGGCACTGACCGCACAGGAGGCCCCCGAGTTCGACGACTTCGACGCCGTCCTCCACCTCGCGAGCGACCGTCCCGAGGTCGTCCTCGAGGCCGAAGAGTGGCTGTTCGGTGAGCGCGACCAGCTCAACGGGCTCGAGATCGAGACCGACCTCACGGGCGTCTTCGAGCGCCTCGAGGAGCGGCGCCGGACCGGTTTCGTCGGCGCAGGGTTGCCGGCCGAGCACACCGACGTCCCGGGCGTCCCGGAGTCGGTACCCGAGGAGGCGCCCTTCTTCATGGGCTTTCGGTCGGGCTTCCGGGCCAGCCAGGCGACCGAAGATCGCGTTACGATCGAGTCGGGCCCGTTCGCCGGCGGGACGACCCAGCACGTCGAGTCCCTGGAGATCAACCTCGAGCAGTGGTTCCAGCAGGAGAACCACACCCAGCGCGTCTCGAAGCTGTTCAGCCGCGAACACGCCGAAGAAGGTCTGACTGGCGACGTCGGGGAAGAGCTGACGACGGCGAACGGGCTGACCACCGAGCGGATCGACGCCACCGAGGCCGACGCCCGCGAGCACAACGTCGTCGGCCACGCGCAGAAGGCGGCTCGAGCCCGCGAGGACGGCGAACCGCCGCTCCTGCGCCGGGATTTCAACACCGTCGACGGCGACCGGCCCGGCGTCCACTTCCTCGCGCTCCAGCGGGGCATCGACGACTTCGTCCGGACGCGCGAGGCGATGACGGGCGCCGATTTGGACGTGCCGATGGCGAACAACGGCATTCGCCACTACATCTTCGTCGAGCGGCGGGGCAACTACCTGGTGCCGCCGCGGTCGCTGCGCGCTCTGCCGCCGGCGACTCCCGAGAGTGAGGCTGACAACGACGCCGACTGACTCGAGCCGCGGACGCGGACCGGAATCGAACGAAACCAACGCTCACGAGGACACGACGCGAGACACATGCAAAACCGAAAGCACGGGTTCGACGCCATCGACCGACGAACGTTCGTCCGCCGAACGGGAGCGGTCACGGGAACGCTCGCGCTCGCCGGCTGTACGAGTACTGACGACGAGTCCGACGAGAACGAAAGCGATCGGTCGGGCGGTGACGCCGGAAACGAGAGCGAGAACGAGGCCGGAGCCGGCGACGCGGCGCTCCCCCGACAGATCACCGTCGAGGACCCACCCGAGGCCGTCTATCTGCCGACCCACCGCGAGTCGATGCGGACCCTCGAGCCAGTCGAAGCCGGCGACTACGCGGTCGCGGCGATGCTCTCCTACCCCCACCAGTTCTGGGTGATCGCGGGCGACACCGACGACGCGGTCGAACGGACGACGCCCGAGGAGGCCCGCGGCGTCCACGTGATGTTCGTCGCCTGGGACGCCGAAACGGGAACCGTCCTCCCGGTCGACGAGGGCGTCCAGATCAGGATTCGACAGGACGGCGAACAGGTCGGTGCGCCGCGCCAGCCCTGGACCATGCTCTCCCAGGAGATGGGCTTTCACTTCGGCGACAACGTCGGACTCCCCGGCGACGGCACCTACACCGTCGAGGTCACGCTCCCGCCGATTTCGACCCGGAAAACCGGTGCCCTCGAGGGGCGGTTGGACGAGCGCGCGACGGCGACCTTCGAGTTCGACTACGACGACGAGTTCCGCGAGTCGGTCGTCAGCGGCGTCGAGTACCTCGACGAGGAGCGGTGGGGCGAGCGCGGTGCCCTCGAGCCCATGGAGATGATGGTGACGGGCGAGCACGACGAAGAGGATGGGATTCCCTACTCCACGCTACCGCCTGTCGACGCCTATCCCGGGACGCTGCTCCTCGAGTCCGATGCCGACGACGAGAACGCTGGTTCCGACCGCGAGGCCCTCGAGACGACCGACCTTCCCCGCAGCGGTGACGCGGCGTTTCTCGCGACGCTGCTCGAGTCGGACCACCGGCTCGCTGACGACGGACAGTACCTCCTCGTCTCGCCGCGGACGCCGTACAACCGCGCGCCGCTGGCGGATATGTCCCTGCGCGCGACGATCGAACGCGACGGGGCGGAACTCGGCGGTGCGCCGCTCGAGCAGACCCTCGACGGTGAGTACGGCTTGCACTACGGCCTCTCGCTGCCGGCCGTCGACGGCGTCGAGGGCCTCGAGCCCGGCGATTCGGTAACGATCGAGATCGAGTCGCCGCCGCAGGTCGCCCGCCATCAGGGGTACGAGACGGCGTTTCTCGAGATGCCGCCGGTCGAGCTGACGGTGCCGGAATCGGGAGCGTAGTCCCGGAACGCGAAAGCGGGATCGGGGCCGCAATCGCTCGACTGCAATGCCAACGTTGACACTCTCTCGAGTGGGACACTCGAGGTATGACCGAGGTGGAGACGTCACGGACGAAGGCGTGGCTGATGGCGGCGCGCCCGCAGACGTTGCCCGCGGCCGCGGCGCCCGTCATCGTCGGTACCGGACTCGCGGTCTCCGAGGGCGTATTCGCCCCGGTGCCCGCGCTACTGGCGTTCGTCGGCGCGGCGCTGATCCAGATCGGCACGAACTTCGCGAACGACTACTACGACGCGATCAAGGGCGCGGACACGGAGGACCGCGAGGGGTTCACCCGCGTCACGCAGTCGGGACTGATCCCCGCCGAACAGGTCAAACTCGCGACGATCGTCACGTTCGCGCTGGCGATCCTCACCGGCACGTATCTCGTCTACGTCGGCGGCGTGCCGATCCTCGTGATCGGCCTCGTCAGCGTCCTCTGCGGCTGGGCCTACACCGGCGGTCCCTACCCGCTGGGCTACCACGGCCTCGGCGACCCCTTCGTCTTCGTTTTCTTCGGGATCGTTGCCGTGATGGGGACGTTCTACGTGCAGGCGGCCGCTGTGGCCCCCGTCGGGCCGCTGCCGACGGCCGTTCCCGAAGGGACGATCACTCTCGAGGCGTTCGTCGCCAGCCTCCCCATCGGCGCCATTTCGACCTGTATCATCGTCGTGAACAACATCCGGGACAAGGAGACCGACGCCGAGACCGGCAAGCGAACGCTCGCGGTTCGGCTCGGCTACCGGTGGAGCCGCGTCGAGTACCTGGCGCTGCTCGCGCTGGCCTACCTGACGCCGTTGTGGTTCTGGCTCGAGGGCTTCGGCCTCGGCGCCCTGCTCCCGCTGATCTCGCTGCCCTACGCCGCGTCGGTGGCGCGGACGGTCCTGACCCGAACTGACGGGGAGGCGCTCAACCCGGCCCTCGAGGGGACCGGGAAGCTGCTCGCCCTCTACGCGGTACTGTTCGCCGCCGGGCTGGTGGTGCTATGAGCGATTCCGATCCGGGTTCGGGTCGCGACCCCGACGACCCTGACGCCGACCCCAACGCCACTCTCGAGTTCGAGTTCCGGCCGTTCTCGCTCGACCTCGCCAGCCCGCTCGAGACGTCAAACGAGACGATCGAGACCCGCGAGGGATTCCTCGTCCGACTGGCCGACGAAAACGGCGCAGTCGGCTACGGCGAGGCGACCCCGTTGCCGGGCTGGACCGAATCCCGGGACGACTGTCGAGCGGCCCTCGAGCGCGCGCAGGACGCCTTCAGTACCGGCGGTCCGAACGAGGCGCTCGAGGCGGTCGACCGGCAGGTTGCGGCCCGCCACGCGGTCTCGCTTGCGCTCGCGGACCTGCAGTCCTCCCGGCACGCGACGCCGCTGTACCGCTACCTCGGCAACGGACCGATGGTGGGACGCGTCCCGGTAAACGCGACCATCGGCGACGGCTCGCCCGCGGAGACCCGCACGGCGGCGCGCGAAGCGAGCGAGCGGGGCTACGCCTGCTGCAAACTCAAGGTCGGTCTGCGTAGCGTCGAGGCAGACATCGAACGCGTCCGGGAAGCCCGCGACGCGGTCGGCGACGAGGTCGAACTCCGCGCGGACGCGAACGAAGCCTGGACCTACGAGGAAGCCGAGTCGGCCCTCGAGGCCTTCGCCGACCTCGGCGTCTCGCTGGTCGAACAGCCGCTTCCCGCGGGCGCACTCGAGGGCCACGCCGACCTCCGCGCCGCGAGCAACGGCGTCGACATCGCGCTCGACGAGGGGCTGCTCGAACACGGCGTGGACGCGATCTGCGAGGCCGAGGCTGCCGACGCCGTCGTGCTGAAGCCGATGGCGCTGGGCGGGGTCGACGTCGCCCGCCGGGTCGCGGCGTGGGTGATGGAGGTCGACATCACGCCGATCGTCACGACGACCATCGACGGCGTCGTCGCCCGAACCGGCGCGGTCCACCTCGCGGCCGCGATCCCCGACGTGCCGGCCTGCGGGCTCGCCACCGCCGAACTGCTCGCCGAGGATCTCGGCCGCGATCCGGTCCTGCTCGAGAAGGGAGCGGCCGTCGTGCCGCAGGCGAAGGGTCTGGGCGTCGAGGGGGTGTGGGAGGAGTGACGGGGCCGGCAGGGGCGACTGAGTGGCCCACCCGCGACCTCCTCGCGCACAGAGCGGCGACGACGCCTGAACGGACGGCACTGATCGACGCCGACGCGGACGAGGGCGACGCAGGTGCGACGTGGACCTACGCCGAATTCGACCGCCGCGTCGACCGAACCGCGGCGGCGCTCGAGGCCGCGGACGTCGCAGAGGACCGGCTCGGCGTTCTCGTGGGTACGCGACCAGCCTTCGGAACCGTCTTCTTCGCCGCGATGCGGCTCGGACTGACGGTCGTCCCGCTGAACGTCCGCGAGACGACCGCCGAACTCGCATCGAAGGTCGACCGCACGGAACTCGAGGCGATCGTCTGTGAGCGCGAGACCGAGACGACGGCGCTCGATATTGCGGGTACGACCGACGGGCGTCGGCTGCCGGTACTCTCCGTGGACGACCCTGCCGCCGAACCGGAGACCGACGCCGACGTCCGGTTCCTCGAGACGACCGCGGACGGCGATTCGAGTTCGCCGTCGGTCGATCCCGTCCCGCTCGAGCGCGACCACACGCAACTCCTGATGTTTACCTCGGGCACGTCGGGCCAGCCGAAGATCGTTCGGTTGACCGTCGGCAATCTGGTCGCCAGCGCGACCGCCTCGGCGTTCCGGCTGGGCGTCGACCGCGACGACCGCTGGCTCTGCTGTCTCCCGATGTACCATATGGGCGGGCTCGCGCCGGTCGTCCGGTCGACGCTGTACGGCACGACCGCCGTGATCCAGCGCGAATTCGACGCTCGAGAGACAGCACGCGTGATGGACGAGTACGAC
This portion of the Halopiger aswanensis genome encodes:
- a CDS encoding DUF7350 domain-containing protein codes for the protein MQNRKHGFDAIDRRTFVRRTGAVTGTLALAGCTSTDDESDENESDRSGGDAGNESENEAGAGDAALPRQITVEDPPEAVYLPTHRESMRTLEPVEAGDYAVAAMLSYPHQFWVIAGDTDDAVERTTPEEARGVHVMFVAWDAETGTVLPVDEGVQIRIRQDGEQVGAPRQPWTMLSQEMGFHFGDNVGLPGDGTYTVEVTLPPISTRKTGALEGRLDERATATFEFDYDDEFRESVVSGVEYLDEERWGERGALEPMEMMVTGEHDEEDGIPYSTLPPVDAYPGTLLLESDADDENAGSDREALETTDLPRSGDAAFLATLLESDHRLADDGQYLLVSPRTPYNRAPLADMSLRATIERDGAELGGAPLEQTLDGEYGLHYGLSLPAVDGVEGLEPGDSVTIEIESPPQVARHQGYETAFLEMPPVELTVPESGA
- a CDS encoding 1,4-dihydroxy-2-naphthoate polyprenyltransferase, which gives rise to MTEVETSRTKAWLMAARPQTLPAAAAPVIVGTGLAVSEGVFAPVPALLAFVGAALIQIGTNFANDYYDAIKGADTEDREGFTRVTQSGLIPAEQVKLATIVTFALAILTGTYLVYVGGVPILVIGLVSVLCGWAYTGGPYPLGYHGLGDPFVFVFFGIVAVMGTFYVQAAAVAPVGPLPTAVPEGTITLEAFVASLPIGAISTCIIVVNNIRDKETDAETGKRTLAVRLGYRWSRVEYLALLALAYLTPLWFWLEGFGLGALLPLISLPYAASVARTVLTRTDGEALNPALEGTGKLLALYAVLFAAGLVVL
- a CDS encoding mandelate racemase/muconate lactonizing enzyme family protein, giving the protein MSDSDPGSGRDPDDPDADPNATLEFEFRPFSLDLASPLETSNETIETREGFLVRLADENGAVGYGEATPLPGWTESRDDCRAALERAQDAFSTGGPNEALEAVDRQVAARHAVSLALADLQSSRHATPLYRYLGNGPMVGRVPVNATIGDGSPAETRTAAREASERGYACCKLKVGLRSVEADIERVREARDAVGDEVELRADANEAWTYEEAESALEAFADLGVSLVEQPLPAGALEGHADLRAASNGVDIALDEGLLEHGVDAICEAEAADAVVLKPMALGGVDVARRVAAWVMEVDITPIVTTTIDGVVARTGAVHLAAAIPDVPACGLATAELLAEDLGRDPVLLEKGAAVVPQAKGLGVEGVWEE
- a CDS encoding right-handed parallel beta-helix repeat-containing protein, which codes for MMFDDTGTTGGWPAANGQSTRRSFLGGLGATVGLGALTGSGRAQPTGASSPDGTVYYVARIGDLELPGRKRGWNRSENGNGNHNGANNGEHARGRLTDAEYLVLEGQTGTIAFTTDGTAEEAFQYAFDELSGSGGTVVASGDTFEFGGPATAGDGTALVGSGGTRFVVAGASGESGHDLLRVRGDGATVANVEFDANGTQTDNHAIQADDCDGLVIANNRTVDGFQMAISFSRCRNVRVVGNEVLDPNWYGITARAADDERDLRRSENVLVAQNYVAGVTYNNIATYNVSNFAVSGNVVEDGGHSLIACSPAQQGAIVGNVCRDLEEYAPDPGGEAGIEIEYKETHVREEIAGTDRARSYDITISGNQVDNCPVGILARTVPADPEDESTRETERPHSFTVTGNSINGAGAAGIRIRSGAAGVVATNTVRDSATPLEVDETYAVDIQEGLNATRA
- a CDS encoding DUF7405 family protein — encoded protein: MTLPDRSSLPRRDYLRALVAVGGTTALSACLEFASDGADGDPDVPTGTDDPESLPDRQHAWNEALGTDDDGNVQPPEHHVLVALSLRDDVLEDTGGGDGNGDGDPIDADARETTESALRTLERAYEWSNDGLVFTLGYTPAYFHRFDASLSDAVDLPDPEALTAQEAPEFDDFDAVLHLASDRPEVVLEAEEWLFGERDQLNGLEIETDLTGVFERLEERRRTGFVGAGLPAEHTDVPGVPESVPEEAPFFMGFRSGFRASQATEDRVTIESGPFAGGTTQHVESLEINLEQWFQQENHTQRVSKLFSREHAEEGLTGDVGEELTTANGLTTERIDATEADAREHNVVGHAQKAARAREDGEPPLLRRDFNTVDGDRPGVHFLALQRGIDDFVRTREAMTGADLDVPMANNGIRHYIFVERRGNYLVPPRSLRALPPATPESEADNDAD
- a CDS encoding class I adenylate-forming enzyme family protein, with the translated sequence MGGVTGPAGATEWPTRDLLAHRAATTPERTALIDADADEGDAGATWTYAEFDRRVDRTAAALEAADVAEDRLGVLVGTRPAFGTVFFAAMRLGLTVVPLNVRETTAELASKVDRTELEAIVCERETETTALDIAGTTDGRRLPVLSVDDPAAEPETDADVRFLETTADGDSSSPSVDPVPLERDHTQLLMFTSGTSGQPKIVRLTVGNLVASATASAFRLGVDRDDRWLCCLPMYHMGGLAPVVRSTLYGTTAVIQREFDARETARVMDEYDVTGVSIVPTMCKRLLDADWEPPESLRFVLLGGAPASSELLERCLEADVPVHPTYGMTETASQVATATPAAVREHEGTVGQPLVNTDVAIVDEDGDPVPAGEPGELVVSGPTVTPGYLDADRTDEAFGDRGLHTGDVGYRDDDGRLWILNRRSDRIVTGGENVDPGEVVAALREYPAVEDAAVVGLEDPEWSERVAALVVPAAETEPDVDTLLAHCDAHLAGFKKPKTVGFADSLPRTASGTVDREATRKRLLEGGIDVTER
- a CDS encoding 1,4-dihydroxy-2-naphthoyl-CoA synthase, producing the protein MVSELFDPERWEPVGLNDDFRDITYHRAVDSGTVRIAFDRPEVRNAFRPGTVDELYDALEHAKRQTDVGCVLLTGNGPSPKDGGWAFCSGGDQTIRGEDGYQYEGDEERASEQGRLHILEVQRLIRHIPKVVVCVVPGWAVGGGHSLHVVCDLTLASEEHAKFLQTDPDVASYDAGFGSAYLAKQIGQKKAREVFFLGKTYDAEEAAEMGMVNEVVPHEDLEETALEWGERINSKSPTAMRMLKYGFNMTDDGMIGQQVFAGEATRLGYMTDEAKEGRDAFVEGREPDFDDFPWHY